A genomic window from Chaetodon trifascialis isolate fChaTrf1 chromosome 22, fChaTrf1.hap1, whole genome shotgun sequence includes:
- the LOC139350545 gene encoding solute carrier organic anion transporter family member 1C1-like: protein MSVEPKKPREACCSKLKLFLASMAFAYFAKAFGGAYMKSSITQIERRFGIPSSLIGVIDGSFEMGNLLVIAFVSYFGAKLHRPRLIGIGCVVMAAGCYLIALPHFFQGAYKYETSMSHTSAINNSESTLPCHGNLTNADETPDLDAITACEKAAGSSMWIYVFLGNMLRGIGETPVMPLGVSYLDDFSREENTAFYLACIHTVGILGPMFGFMLGSFLAKIYVDVGFVDLDSITINHKDSRWVGAWWLGFIVTGTLILLSSIPFWFLPKSLPKQGQEESQSKGTELATVAEQENFLPEDNQDHEKEKPVTFQELAKDFIPSLKRLFKNSIYSMMILTYLVVVNGFIGMITFKPKFLEQIYGQSASKAIFLIGILNLPAVALGIITGGFVLKRFKLGAIGAARVAVAASVGSFCLLFVQAFIHCDNTEVAGLTVSYQGVPEVSYNPQTLLSQCNMGCSCSLKHWDPVCGHSGMTYASPCLAGCQTSTGTGKEMMFHNCTCIGEMMTPATNMSAVLGQCPRKNDCDHIFKIYMALSVLGSFISACGGTPGYIVLLRSIQQDLKSLALGMQILIVRTLGGIPPPIYFGALIDRTCLKWGTKQCGGRGACRIYDAHAFRMTFMGLITGLYFVANILWGGVYVKVVQRQKKLALRNQAKENGLEGNSQGNGHANINIATNKDDTDKESTI from the exons CTCTTCCTAGCGTCTATGGCATTTGCATACTTTGCCAAAGCCTTTGGTGGAGCCTATATGAAGAGCTCCATCACCCAGATTGAGAGGCGCTTTGGCATCCCCAGCTCCCTCATCGGGGTTATTGATGGAAGCTTTGAAATGG GCAACCTGTTGGTTATAGCCTTTGTGAGCTACTTTGGTGCCAAGCTCCATCGTCCCAGGCTGATCGGTATCGGCTGTGTGGTCATGGCTGCTGGATGTTACCTCATAGCCCTGCCTCACTTCTTCCAGGGAGC GTATAAATATGAGACCAGTATGTCTCACACTTCAGCTATCAACAACAGTGAGAGCACACTGCCCTGTCACGGCAACCTGACCAATGCTGATGAGACGCCTGATTTAGATGCCATAACAG CTTGTGAAAAGGCAGCTGGCTCGTCTATGTGGATCTATGTATTCCTGGGAAACATGTTGCGTGGCATCGGAGAGACTCCCGTCATGCCTCTGGGTGTGTCCTACCTGGATGACTTCTCCAGAGAAGAGAACACTGCTTTCTATTTGG CCTGCATCCATACAGTGGGAATCTTAGGACCAATGTTTGGGTTCATGCTCGGGTCCTTTCTTGCCAAGATCTACGTGGACGTTGGCTTTGTGGATTTAG aCAGCATCACCATCAACCATAAGGACTCACGCTGGGTGGGGGCCTGGTGGCTGGGTTTCATAGTGACTGGCACCTTGATCCTGTTGTCCAGTATTCCATTCTGGTTCCTGCCCAAGTCTTTGCCCAAGCAAGGGCAAGAAGAAAGCCAGAGTAAAGGCACAGAGCTTGCCACTGTGGCAGAGCAGGAGAACTTCCTGCCAGAGGATAACCAGGATCATGAGAAGGAGAAGCCAGTTACATTCCAGGAACTGGCTAAAG ATTTCATTCCATCTCTGAAAAGACTCTTCAAGAACAGCATCTACTCAATGATGATCCTCACCTACCTGGTGGTTGTCAATGGCTTTATTGGCATGATCACCTTCAAGCCAAAGTTCCTGGAGCAGATCTATGGCCAGTCAGCCTCCAAGGCCATTTTCCTCATAG GTATTCTGAACCTGCCAGCAGTAGCCTTGGGCATCATCACTGGAGGTTTTGTGCTGAAACGTTTCAAGCTGGGTGCCATTGGAGCGGCCAGGGTGGCAGTAGCTGCCTCTGTTGGGtccttttgtttgcttttcgtTCAGGCCTTCATCCACTGTGACAATACAGAGGTGGCAGGTCTTACTGTCTCATATCAGGG GGTTCCTGAAGTGTCCTACAACCCACAGACTTTGCTGTCTCAGTGCAACATGGGCTGCTCTTGCTCACTGAAGCACTGGGACCCAGTATGTGGCCACAGTGGAATGACGTATGCCTCACCCTGCCTGGCTGGCTGTCAGACCTCCACCGGTACTGGCAAAGAAATG ATGTTTCATAACTGCACCTGCATTGGTGAGATGATGACCCCAGCcacaaacatgtctgcagtGCTGGGCCAGTGCCCAAGGAAGAATGACTGTGATCACATATTCAAAATCTACATGGCTCTGTCCGTGTTGGGGTCTTTCATTTCTGCCTGCGGGGGCACACCAGGATACATCGTACTGCTCAG GTCCATACAGCAAGACCTGAAGTCACTGGCTTTGGGTATGCAAATATTGATCGTAAGAACTCTGG gtgGGATACCTCCTCCAATATATTTTGGAGCTCTGATTGACAGAACCTGTTTGAAGTGGGGTACCAAGCAGTGTGGTGGCCGTGGAGCGTGTAGAATCTATGATGCTCATGCATTTAG AATGACATTCATGGGGCTGATTACCGGATTGTACTTCGTAGCTAACATTCTGTGGGGAGGCGTCTACGTCAAAGTTGTCCAGAGGCAGAAGAAGTTAGCACTGAGGAATCAGGCCAAAGAAAATGGACTGGAGGGTAACAGCCAGGGCAATGGACACGCCAACATCAACATTGCCACAAACAAAGACGACACAGACAAGGAGAGTACCATTTAA
- the LOC139350673 gene encoding solute carrier organic anion transporter family member 1C1-like — protein MEDTAEDMGRMTSQQTLCDPEQKTKKRPGISTLKLFIVALSFACFSKALTGTYMKSSITQIERRFDLSSTHIGLIDGSFEMGNLLFLAVVSHFGAKLHRPRLIAVGCFLMAVGAFLTGLTHFFMGRYKYDTVIQVVQNDSMNIAACVDSLKTEDIPEIQIEPSLEDNRACVRESGSNMWIYVFLGNALRGIGETPVTPLGISYIDDFAKAENSPFYIACLQTITLLGPMFGFLLGSYCAKLYVDIGYVDVESVTITPKDARWVGAWWMGFLVSSTLLLISSIPFWFLPRSLPKQEGDKGRSDTLGGTEDVLNNNHNLKLTDIAKGFLPALKRLLGTPAYFLLLCGSILKFNSFIGLFTFKAKYMEQQFGQSASRANFLIGVLNLPAVAVGIFLGGLLMKRYKLSLVSGAQLSFATSFLAYLLLLLQFGTKCDNIPVAGLTISYNGTQGVLYDRDMLFSECNRDCSCSAEEWDPVCSDSGITYISPCMAGCLSSSGYGKNTVFHNCSCVSASFPAGSSTSVRLGQCPHAKDCSRSFTSYMAVSVLSSFINSLGATPGYMVIIRCISPELKSLALGMQALVTRTLGGIPAPVYFGALIDSTCLKWSIKKCGGRGACRIYDSTMYRIIFLGLITCLSGSSYFFIIAVIVLLRRQFRKPERETDMPHTKSSKEIELQAPSNPAEDQPSAPKTAKPPKVCVRIATQLEEGGGVHRTEQLPEDGRLVSTNSTQERQQVKSLTETTVEFTPLPGEEVKLESDGQKSEEEVKEGKDESCNKKNARVEKEELDHHKAE, from the exons ATGGAGGACACAGCCGAGGACATGGGCAGGATGACCAGTCAACAGACTCTGTGTGACCCTGAACAGAAGACCAAAAAGCGCCCTGGGATCTCCACTCTCAAA TTGTTTATTGTGGCGCTGTCCTTCGCCTGTTTCTCCAAGGCTCTGACAGGAACCTACATGAAGAGCTCCATCACTCAGATTGAGAGACGTTTTGACCTCTCCAGCACGCACATTGGACTCATAGATGGCAGTTTTGAGATGG GCAACTTGTTGTTTCTCGCTGTGGTCAGCCATTTTGGGGCCAAGCTGCATCGGCCCAGACTCATTGCTGTGGGCTGTTTTCTCATGGCTGTAGGAGCCTTTCTCACCGGCCTGACACACTTCTTCATGGGACG CTACAAATATGACACAGTCATTCAGGTTGTCCAGAATGACAGCATGAACATCGCCGCCTGTGTGGATTCTTTGAAAACAGAAGATATCCCAGAAATTCAGATAGAGCCCTCTTTGGAAGACAACAGAG CCTGTGTGAGAGAATCTGGTTCCAACATGTGGATCTATGTCTTCCTTGGGAACGCTCTGCGGGGGATTGGAGAAACCCCGGTCACACCGCTGGGCATCTCATACATCGACGACTTCGCTAAAGCAGAAAATTCACCCTTCTATATAG CTTGTCTCCAGACCATTACTCTGCTAGGCCCCATGTTTGGGTTCCTCCTGGGCTCCTACTGTGCCAAACTATATGTCGACATTGGATATGTTGACGTGG AAAGTGTGACCATCACTCCTAAAGATGCCCGGTGGGTGGGAGCCTGGTGGATGGGCTTCCTGGTATCGTCCACCCTCCTGCTCATCTCCAGCATTCCGTTCTGGTTCCTGCCCCGCTCCCTGCCAAAGCAGGAGGGAGACAAGGGCAGGAGTGACACCTTAGGTGGGACAGAGGATGTCCTCAACAACAATCACAACCTCAAGCTGACTGACATCGCTAAAG GATTTCTTCCAGCACTGAAACGACTGTTGGGAACTCCTGCCTACTTCCTGCTCCTTTGTGGGAGCATCCTGAAGTTCAACTCTTTCATCGGCCTGTTCACCTTCAAAGCAAAATACATGGAACAACAGTTTGGACAGTCTGCATCCAGAGCCAACTTCCTGatag gTGTGTTGAACCTGCCGGCGGTGGCAGTGGGGATCTTCCTGGGAGGGCTGCTGATGAAGAGGTATAAACTGAGTTTGGTGTCAGGAGCTCAGCTGTCGTTTGCCACATCCTTCTTGGCAtacctcctccttctgctgcagtttggcaCCAAGTGTGACAACATTCCTGTGGCTGGGCTCACCATCTCATACAATGG GACCCAGGGTGTGTTATACGACAGAGATATGCTCTTCTCAGAGTGCAACAGGGACTGCTCATGTTCAGCAGAGGAGTGGGACCCTGTCTGCTCAGACAGCGGCATCACCTACATCTCTCCATGTATGGCTGGCTGCCTCAGCTCCAGTGGATACGGCAAGAACACA GTCTTTCACaactgcagctgtgtgtccGCCTCCTTCCCAGCAGGCAGCAGTACGTCCGTGAGGCTGGGCCAGTGTCCTCACGCTAAGGACTGCAGCCGAAGCTTCACCTCTTACATGGCCGTGTCTGTCCTTAGCTCCTTTATCAACTCTCTGGGAGCCACGCCTGGCTACATGGTCATCATACG GTGCATCTCACCAGAGCTCAAATCCCTTGCGCTGGGTATGCAGGCGTTGGTAACTAGAACTCTTG GTGGAATTCCTGCACCGGTGTATTTCGGAGCCTTGATTGACTCAACTTGCCTGAAGTGGTCAATCAAGAAGTGTGGGGGCAGGGGAGCATGTCGCATATATGACTCTACAATGTACAG GATCATTTTCTTGGGTCTGATCACTTGTCTCAGTGGTTCCTCATATTTCTTCATCATTGCTGTCATCGTCCTCCTCAGACGGCAGTTTCGGAAACCAGAGCGAGAAACTGATATGCCACATACAAAATCTTCAAAGGAGATTGAACTTCAGGCCCCATCAAATCCTGCCGAGGACCAGCCTAGCGCACCAAAAACTGCCAAACCGCCAAAAGTCTGTGTAAGGATCGCAACACaactggaggagggagggggcgtTCACAGAACAGAGCAGCTACCCGAAGATGGCAGACTCGTCTCCACAAATAGCACCCAGGAGAGGCAACAGGTCAAATCCCTGACAGAGACCACTGTTGAGTTTACTCCTCTTCCAGGTGAAGAAGTAAAGCTAGAGTCGGATGGGCAGAagtctgaggaggaggtgaaagagggaaaagacGAGTCTTGCAATAAGAAGAATGCACGTGTGGAAAAAGAGGAGCTGGACCATCATAAGGCTGAATGA
- the LOC139350790 gene encoding islet amyloid polypeptide has translation MYHLRMPVLLLVLLVLLRCVTTAPSYRYFTPSSSSEQESTLPDSEGWLAPGLISNPFLGLMGSRPQRELTAMNSHHIEKRKCNTATCVTQRLADFLVRSSNTIGTVYAPTNVGSATYGKRDLLQPPSYLPL, from the exons ATGTATCACCTGAGGATGCCTGTGCTTCTCCTCGTGCTGCTTGTGTTGCTGCGCTGTGTCACCACTGCCCCAAGTTACAG GTACTTCACTCCTAGCTCATCCAGCGAGCAGGAAAGTACTCTCCCAGACAGTGAAGGCTGGTTAGCTCCTGGGCTAATCTCCAACCCGTTCCTCGGCCTCATGGGTTCACGGCCACAAAGGGAGCTCACAGCTATGAACAG TCACCACATAGAAAAGAGGAAGTGCAACACAGCCACCTGTGTCACCCAAAGGCTAGCAGACTTCCTGGTCCGCTCCAGTAACACTATCGGTACCGTCTACGCACCGACCAACGTGGGATCTGCCACCTATGGCAAGAGGGACCTACTGCAGCCTCCCAGCTACCTGCCTCTCTAG